A window of the Deltaproteobacteria bacterium genome harbors these coding sequences:
- a CDS encoding MFS transporter: protein MNDTAAKLGHKPRIFFGWYLVAASVLTNTIFSAAYFQGFGVLMIPIERTFGWDRWVLSAAMSLRQLESGIVSPAIGFLLDRVSARKLIFWSAVVSSIGFVGLGFTTGVVTFFVFFVIVSLGASGVSHAVTWPVIISRWFRRNRGLATGIAVTGPIFGSPIVILNTQIIDAYGWRAVLIGYGVLVLVSITLLSMIVRDRPEPYGLRPDGDPPEKCGATVGGASAARQQPDAGLTLRAVLRTKEFWLFTTYLAGTFIVNSAFQVHMIPYLQQDIGLSAAWASVVMSIMFVFSGIGRVGGGWLLDRMDYRIVLAAVAAMMGIGLLYLQVVAVRSVWATVPFALLFGVSFGCLVPMRGAVGSIMFGTRTIGGILGILQGSSVGAGVVGPLVMGLIFDWKGSYSIAIWGLIVISALMVPMSLAMGSPRELAKRIAR, encoded by the coding sequence ATGAATGACACGGCTGCCAAGCTGGGCCACAAGCCGAGAATTTTTTTCGGATGGTACTTGGTGGCCGCCAGCGTTCTCACCAACACGATTTTCTCCGCAGCCTACTTCCAAGGCTTCGGCGTTCTGATGATCCCCATCGAGCGCACCTTTGGCTGGGACCGCTGGGTATTGTCGGCGGCTATGTCGCTGCGCCAGTTGGAGTCGGGCATCGTTAGCCCGGCGATTGGTTTCTTGCTCGATCGTGTCAGCGCGCGCAAATTAATTTTTTGGAGCGCGGTGGTTTCGAGCATTGGCTTTGTCGGCTTGGGCTTTACCACCGGCGTCGTGACCTTTTTTGTTTTTTTCGTGATCGTTTCCCTTGGCGCGTCGGGCGTCAGCCACGCGGTCACCTGGCCGGTGATCATCTCGCGCTGGTTTCGCCGCAATCGTGGCTTGGCTACCGGCATTGCCGTCACCGGTCCGATTTTCGGCTCGCCTATCGTCATTCTTAACACGCAGATCATCGACGCCTACGGCTGGCGCGCGGTGCTGATCGGCTATGGCGTGCTGGTGCTGGTCAGCATCACTCTGCTCAGTATGATTGTGCGCGACCGCCCCGAGCCCTACGGCCTGCGCCCCGATGGCGACCCGCCGGAAAAGTGTGGCGCGACTGTTGGCGGCGCGAGCGCCGCGCGCCAGCAGCCCGATGCCGGCCTGACGCTCCGCGCGGTGCTGCGCACCAAAGAGTTCTGGCTCTTCACGACCTACTTGGCCGGCACTTTTATCGTCAACTCAGCCTTCCAAGTCCACATGATTCCGTACTTGCAGCAGGACATCGGACTGAGCGCCGCCTGGGCGTCGGTCGTCATGTCGATCATGTTTGTCTTCAGCGGCATCGGCCGGGTGGGCGGCGGTTGGCTGTTGGATAGAATGGACTACCGCATCGTCTTGGCCGCTGTCGCCGCGATGATGGGGATTGGTCTTTTATATCTGCAGGTGGTGGCGGTTCGCTCGGTCTGGGCTACGGTGCCCTTCGCGCTGTTGTTCGGTGTCAGCTTTGGCTGCCTCGTGCCGATGCGCGGCGCCGTTGGCAGCATCATGTTTGGCACGCGCACCATCGGTGGCATCTTGGGTATTTTGCAAGGATCCTCTGTCGGTGCTGGCGTCGTCGGCCCGCTGGTGATGGGGCTCATTTTTGACTGGAAGGGCAGCTATTCCATCGCCATCTGGGGACTCATCGTCATCAGCGCTTTGATGGTTCCGATGTCGCTGGCGATGGGCTCGCCGCGTGAACTGGCCAAGCGTATCGCAAGATGA
- a CDS encoding ABC transporter substrate-binding protein, with protein MKYLRFTVHSFALAILCTTAPCAWSAERTPEKVRIAVSSKSLGFLDTWAAKERGFFRKHGLEAEVIAMRPPLTIGALQAGEIDYAIGASTTSRGAISGAPVRIVSLALRSSFHTLVTRPQIKTIADLRGKTIAVTVGAADDFVARHLLRRGGVEPREVQFVNMGGSDTRFPALATGTIDASPLSLPFFLVAKRQGYNLLGTAVDVLEMATVGIGTSTRKIQQEREQVKKMIRAQVDTLRWIKTQRNEVVPFLQKFYDLDEAMAMESHAIYAKLIIDDARPLGNAIKTVLDQQGKPDLPLDRVVDASLVEEVLRERR; from the coding sequence ATGAAATATCTGCGTTTCACCGTGCACTCGTTTGCCCTCGCGATCCTTTGCACCACGGCACCCTGTGCCTGGAGCGCGGAACGCACGCCGGAAAAAGTCCGCATTGCCGTTTCGTCAAAGTCGCTGGGCTTCCTCGACACCTGGGCCGCCAAGGAGCGCGGCTTTTTTCGCAAACATGGGCTCGAGGCGGAAGTTATCGCCATGCGTCCGCCGCTCACCATCGGCGCGCTACAAGCCGGCGAGATCGACTATGCCATCGGCGCTAGCACGACTTCGCGCGGCGCCATCTCTGGCGCGCCGGTGCGGATCGTCTCTTTGGCGCTGCGCTCGTCGTTTCATACGTTAGTCACGCGGCCCCAGATCAAGACGATCGCTGACTTGCGAGGCAAGACCATCGCCGTGACTGTCGGCGCGGCCGACGATTTCGTTGCGCGCCACCTGTTGCGGCGCGGCGGCGTCGAACCACGCGAGGTTCAATTCGTCAACATGGGCGGCTCCGACACACGGTTTCCGGCGCTGGCCACCGGCACCATCGACGCGTCACCGCTTTCGTTGCCATTTTTCCTGGTGGCTAAAAGACAGGGCTACAATCTTCTCGGCACCGCAGTCGACGTATTGGAAATGGCCACCGTCGGCATCGGAACATCAACCCGCAAGATTCAGCAGGAGCGCGAGCAAGTGAAGAAAATGATCCGCGCCCAAGTGGACACGCTGCGCTGGATCAAGACCCAAAGAAACGAAGTCGTGCCATTCTTGCAGAAATTCTACGACCTCGACGAAGCCATGGCAATGGAGTCACACGCGATTTACGCGAAGCTGATCATCGACGATGCGCGCCCGCTGGGGAATGCGATCAAGACCGTGCTCGACCAGCAGGGCAAGCCGGATCTGCCTTTGGATCGCGTGGTCGATGCTTCGCTCGTCGAAGAAGTGCTGCGCGAGCGGAGATAG
- a CDS encoding AlpA family phage regulatory protein has translation MTPIELESSIGNNSGRTNHRIMRLPEVKAITGLSRSTIYFRIALGTFPKQVPLGGRTVGWLEAEIQNWLHEQVEASRQPGESNSSWN, from the coding sequence ATGACCCCAATAGAGCTCGAATCCTCAATAGGCAATAACAGTGGCAGAACTAATCATCGGATCATGAGACTTCCCGAAGTAAAAGCGATCACGGGCCTATCTCGAAGCACGATCTATTTTCGAATCGCACTGGGGACGTTCCCGAAACAGGTTCCCTTAGGCGGACGTACAGTCGGCTGGTTGGAGGCTGAAATCCAAAATTGGTTACACGAGCAGGTCGAAGCAAGCCGGCAACCGGGTGAGTCAAATTCATCATGGAATTGA
- a CDS encoding DUF4102 domain-containing protein, which yields MPLTDVAIRSAKPQAKPFKLFDSGGLYLLVTPAGRKWWRWKYRYGGMEKGISFGVYPEVSLKAARQRRDNARSDLANGIDPGEARKAAKIAQTGAESFEAISREWHKKFSGGWTPGHGERILRRLENDIFPWLGKRPIAEIKAPELLTVLRRIENRGALETTHRALQNCGQVFRYAVATGRADRDPTGDLRGAVPPPKEKHHASIIEPKRIAELLRAIDSYQGYIVTKCALRLAPLVFVRPGELRRAQWLEINLQKAEWRIPAARMKMREQHIVPLSRQAVEIFRELEPVTNREFVARPHMPRYIFPSARTHERPMSENAVLAALRRMGYTKDEMTGHGFRSMASTLLHEQGWNHQAIERQLAHADRNTVSAAYNFAEHLPERRKMMQAWADYLDGLKAGSESLSV from the coding sequence ATGCCGCTGACTGACGTAGCCATTCGTTCTGCGAAACCTCAGGCGAAGCCCTTCAAGTTATTCGATAGTGGTGGCCTGTATCTGCTCGTCACTCCCGCCGGCAGGAAGTGGTGGCGTTGGAAATATCGCTATGGTGGCATGGAGAAAGGCATTTCCTTTGGAGTCTATCCCGAGGTGAGTTTAAAAGCGGCGAGGCAGAGACGTGACAACGCGCGCTCAGATCTCGCCAATGGCATCGACCCTGGCGAGGCACGTAAGGCGGCGAAAATCGCGCAAACAGGCGCGGAGAGTTTTGAAGCGATTTCTCGAGAGTGGCACAAGAAGTTTTCGGGTGGTTGGACACCCGGTCATGGGGAGCGGATTTTGCGTCGACTCGAAAATGACATCTTCCCATGGCTTGGGAAGAGACCTATCGCGGAAATCAAGGCACCCGAATTGCTCACAGTATTGCGTCGAATTGAAAACCGCGGTGCCCTCGAAACCACCCATCGTGCATTGCAGAACTGCGGGCAAGTTTTCCGTTACGCTGTTGCGACGGGTCGCGCCGATCGCGATCCGACGGGCGATCTTCGCGGCGCCGTTCCCCCGCCGAAGGAAAAGCATCACGCGTCGATCATAGAGCCCAAGAGAATCGCCGAACTGCTTCGAGCCATCGACTCCTATCAGGGTTATATCGTGACTAAATGCGCGCTGCGGCTCGCGCCGCTGGTGTTCGTTCGGCCGGGGGAACTTCGCCGTGCACAGTGGCTAGAGATCAATCTACAAAAGGCCGAGTGGCGTATACCCGCGGCGCGGATGAAGATGCGCGAACAGCACATCGTTCCTCTTTCGCGCCAGGCAGTTGAGATCTTCCGAGAGCTCGAGCCCGTGACCAATCGAGAGTTCGTCGCGCGACCGCACATGCCTCGCTATATCTTCCCTAGTGCGCGTACACACGAGCGGCCGATGAGCGAAAACGCTGTTCTCGCCGCGCTGAGGCGGATGGGATACACGAAAGACGAGATGACCGGCCATGGCTTCCGCAGTATGGCGTCCACGCTATTGCACGAGCAAGGCTGGAATCATCAAGCGATAGAACGTCAGCTGGCTCACGCTGATCGTAACACGGTCAGTGCCGCTTATAATTTCGCCGAGCATCTACCTGAACGACGCAAGATGATGCAGGCTTGGGCGGATTATTTGGATGGGCTCAAGGCAGGTAGCGAATCACTGTCAGTCTAA
- a CDS encoding DUF4124 domain-containing protein, with product MTRCPTKTHFMSLSALARCSQLRWYREGATMRHGRLLIVPAILSLILTQTPQVLAADYYTYCDPDGRLVISNKKPPEGSKIIKKQQLPDTPKEAANVSDDGTTAKIESGEPAKSAGASAQCIERPQKRSIRMSMVA from the coding sequence ATGACGCGTTGCCCAACGAAAACGCACTTCATGTCTCTTTCGGCACTGGCACGGTGCTCGCAATTGAGATGGTATCGGGAGGGAGCAACCATGCGCCACGGCAGACTTCTAATAGTGCCAGCGATCCTGTCTTTGATACTAACACAAACGCCTCAAGTCTTGGCCGCCGACTACTACACGTATTGCGATCCGGACGGCAGACTCGTCATCTCCAACAAGAAACCGCCCGAGGGCAGTAAGATCATCAAGAAGCAGCAGCTGCCGGATACCCCCAAAGAGGCAGCCAACGTGTCCGACGATGGCACAACGGCCAAAATCGAAAGCGGCGAGCCGGCCAAAAGCGCCGGAGCCTCGGCGCAGTGCATTGAACGCCCACAAAAACGCAGCATCCGCATGAGCATGGTTGCATGA